A window of Candidatus Nanoarchaeia archaeon contains these coding sequences:
- the rpl1P gene encoding 50S ribosomal protein L1 (in Escherichia coli and Methanococcus, this protein autoregulates expression; the binding site in the mRNA mimics the binding site in the 23S rRNA): MQKQEIKRILERVHKESPKKKFTQSIDYIVSFKDLDLKKTENQVEFFVVLNHGTGKESRICSLV, translated from the coding sequence ATGCAAAAACAGGAGATAAAACGCATTCTGGAAAGAGTACATAAGGAATCTCCGAAGAAGAAATTCACACAGTCAATAGATTATATCGTCAGTTTTAAGGATCTTGACCTGAAAAAAACAGAGAACCAGGTAGAATTCTTTGTAGTCCTTAATCATGGAACAGGCAAGGAGAGCAGGATCTGCAGCTTGGT
- a CDS encoding NAD+ synthase — MDVEKVYRNIVKNIQRYFKENKKSKAVIGLSGGVDSSLSAMLAVKALGKQNVTGLIMPQKGLSLKTNVDDAIRLAEKLEIRWYIVPINEYIASYSNLPWKGSKLAGMNAKARVRAALLYHFANTHNAIVIGTSNKTEIVLGYFTKYGDGAVDIEVIGELYKTEVYKLARFLQLPEAILSKPPSAELFHGHTDESELGGTYEEIDKILRQIEKEYPGISGIKRMQTSKANPGLFRRILGLIQANQHKRRVPPVMASGKLPEKSAKTGIFIGRFQPFHKGHAGVVRRALEECDAVIIGVGSSQHKGTSKNPYSFEERKHIIEKTLQDEVILDRYQIVAIPDINNDALWVDHVEKICGKASIVYSGNPRTIRLFKAKGYQVARIKRELRISATEIRSRLKGNNSVDGLVSKAAEQHIKKHL; from the coding sequence ATATTGTAAAGAATATACAAAGATATTTTAAGGAGAATAAGAAATCAAAAGCAGTCATTGGATTAAGCGGGGGAGTTGACAGTTCTCTTTCTGCAATGCTGGCTGTCAAGGCATTAGGAAAACAGAATGTTACTGGCCTTATCATGCCCCAGAAAGGCCTTTCATTGAAAACAAATGTTGACGACGCAATACGTTTGGCAGAAAAGCTGGAAATTCGATGGTATATTGTCCCAATCAACGAGTATATAGCATCCTATTCAAACCTTCCATGGAAAGGATCAAAATTGGCCGGCATGAACGCAAAAGCCAGGGTGAGGGCAGCGCTGCTGTACCACTTTGCGAACACGCACAATGCAATAGTCATAGGAACCTCAAATAAGACTGAGATCGTCTTAGGCTATTTTACGAAATATGGCGATGGCGCAGTTGATATCGAGGTTATAGGCGAACTGTATAAAACAGAAGTGTACAAGCTCGCCCGTTTTCTTCAGCTTCCGGAGGCGATACTTTCCAAGCCTCCCTCCGCAGAGCTCTTTCATGGCCATACTGATGAGTCTGAGCTTGGCGGAACCTATGAAGAGATAGACAAAATCCTCAGGCAAATTGAGAAAGAATACCCTGGCATTTCCGGCATCAAAAGGATGCAGACATCTAAAGCTAACCCAGGGCTTTTCAGGAGAATCCTGGGCCTCATTCAGGCAAACCAGCATAAGCGGCGAGTTCCTCCAGTCATGGCAAGCGGCAAATTGCCGGAAAAATCGGCGAAAACAGGTATCTTCATCGGAAGGTTCCAGCCATTCCATAAAGGCCATGCCGGCGTTGTGAGGAGGGCATTAGAGGAATGCGATGCAGTGATTATAGGAGTCGGATCCTCCCAGCATAAAGGAACATCAAAAAATCCCTACTCATTTGAAGAGAGAAAACATATCATTGAGAAAACGCTCCAAGATGAGGTCATCCTGGATAGGTATCAAATAGTTGCCATTCCTGACATCAACAATGATGCCTTGTGGGTGGACCATGTTGAAAAGATCTGCGGGAAGGCCAGCATCGTGTACAGCGGAAACCCCAGAACAATCAGGCTCTTCAAGGCAAAAGGGTATCAGGTGGCAAGGATTAAGCGCGAACTTAGGATTTCAGCAACCGAGATCCGCAGCAGGCTGAAAGGCAACAATTCTGTCGATGGGCTTGTTTCTAAGGCAGCAGAGCAGCATATAAAGAAACATTTATAA